The following coding sequences lie in one Cyanobacterium sp. Dongsha4 genomic window:
- a CDS encoding O-antigen ligase family protein — protein MLWKFYNEDKNFLNKLLFLSLLILPFQTFLGILILVYICYQASVKNWSQIKHNYLTFGFICLSLLLIVSSIFAYKSGEAWLGIVHFLPFFWVFLSLRTIIKTYEQLYIIILSLVLSSIIVVLIAIGEINFHWVTIDIIYKLFGWQLTGEGIPPGRASSVFPYANPLALYLAITIILLTGLLIKNSQKYWFNKINLCLVFTIALNVYGLILTGSRNGWIIVFLSLIAFAIYRNWYFLLSLITFSGIIVSWASFGNLPLQDFWRRIVPNFLWQRFSDQMYVSSDRPLETLRTTQWNFCLDLIEKHPLLGWGLRNFTVLYEEKMGIYLGHPHNFFLMMGAETGLITLGVLLGLIAIVLAKGLLMIKEEKIEQNHNIIFFSYLVAFGAYIIYNLFDVSLFDLRLNILAWVILGAISGICENTNQNEQIRIVNK, from the coding sequence ATGCTTTGGAAATTTTATAATGAAGATAAAAACTTTTTAAATAAACTCTTATTTCTCAGTTTATTAATATTGCCATTTCAAACATTTTTAGGAATTTTAATTTTAGTATATATCTGTTATCAGGCATCGGTTAAAAACTGGAGTCAAATTAAACATAATTATTTAACATTTGGTTTTATTTGTCTGAGTTTACTTTTAATAGTTAGCTCTATTTTTGCATATAAATCAGGAGAGGCATGGTTAGGTATAGTCCACTTTTTACCTTTTTTCTGGGTATTTTTAAGTTTAAGAACTATTATTAAAACTTATGAGCAACTTTACATTATAATTTTGTCTTTAGTATTGAGTTCCATTATAGTTGTTCTAATTGCTATTGGAGAAATTAATTTTCACTGGGTAACAATCGATATAATATATAAATTATTTGGATGGCAATTGACAGGGGAAGGTATCCCCCCCGGCAGAGCATCTTCAGTTTTTCCTTACGCAAATCCACTAGCTTTATATTTAGCTATTACCATTATTTTATTGACTGGATTACTAATAAAAAATAGTCAAAAATACTGGTTTAATAAAATTAATTTATGTTTAGTTTTTACGATCGCACTTAACGTTTATGGTTTAATTTTGACAGGTTCTCGTAATGGTTGGATTATTGTTTTTTTGAGTTTAATTGCTTTTGCTATTTATCGTAATTGGTATTTTTTATTATCTTTGATTACTTTCTCCGGAATAATCGTTAGTTGGGCTTCTTTTGGTAATTTACCATTACAAGATTTTTGGAGAAGAATAGTACCTAATTTTTTATGGCAAAGATTTTCAGATCAAATGTATGTAAGTAGCGATCGCCCCTTAGAAACCCTAAGAACTACACAATGGAATTTTTGCTTAGACTTAATTGAAAAACATCCACTATTGGGTTGGGGTTTAAGGAATTTTACAGTTTTATATGAAGAAAAAATGGGAATTTATTTAGGACATCCCCATAACTTTTTTTTAATGATGGGAGCAGAAACAGGTTTAATTACATTGGGAGTTTTATTAGGTTTAATTGCCATAGTTTTAGCAAAAGGATTATTAATGATCAAAGAAGAAAAAATAGAACAGAATCACAACATAATTTTCTTTAGTTATTTAGTGGCTTTTGGTGCTTATATTATCTACAATTTATTTGATGTAAGTCTGTTCGACTTAAGACTAAATATCTTAGCTTGGGTTATCTTAGGGGCAATTTCAGGTATATGTGAAAACACTAACCAAAATGAACAGATAAGAATTGTAAATAAATAA
- a CDS encoding DDE-type integrase/transposase/recombinase, whose amino-acid sequence MRRSNVNQWDQIREEVILLCIQWYVTENLTYTQLKKVMQQRGFKIDPRTINYLVKEYSPLAKKRAMETLRKKRRGWRIVQIPFNLRGRKKYLYRALDAQGNTLDFIITNMRNKEKARVFFEQTISKNLEQKSSKILSKRQRLKVEKNNLIMGSVFVIILVIIGFIVIKQKDNNQNNSSNTAYGRGLINNALEIL is encoded by the coding sequence ATGAGGAGATCTAATGTTAATCAATGGGATCAAATTAGGGAAGAAGTAATATTATTGTGTATCCAATGGTACGTAACAGAAAACCTTACCTATACTCAACTAAAAAAAGTTATGCAACAAAGAGGTTTTAAAATTGATCCTCGAACCATTAATTATTTAGTAAAAGAATATTCTCCCTTAGCAAAAAAAAGGGCGATGGAAACTCTGAGAAAAAAAAGAAGGGGATGGAGAATTGTACAGATTCCTTTCAATTTACGAGGTAGAAAAAAATATCTTTATAGAGCCTTAGATGCTCAGGGAAATACCCTTGATTTTATTATTACAAACATGAGAAATAAAGAAAAGGCAAGAGTTTTTTTTGAACAGACTATTTCTAAGAATTTGGAGCAGAAATCAAGTAAGATTTTATCTAAAAGACAAAGATTAAAAGTTGAAAAAAATAATTTAATTATGGGAAGTGTTTTTGTCATTATCCTAGTAATTATAGGATTTATTGTAATCAAACAAAAAGACAACAATCAAAATAATAGTAGTAATACAGCTTATGGGAGAGGATTAATTAATAATGCTTTGGAAATTTTATAA
- a CDS encoding energy-coupling factor ABC transporter ATP-binding protein — protein sequence MIAVEINNISFNYNQQQIFNNLCLNINNQEKVGIIGANGAGKTTLFLSICGILKLNQGEIKLFDKTIITGKFHPEIGLVFQNPDDQLFCPTVKDDIIFGAENLGLSSSEIEARFNQVITTVGVKHLINRIPHQLSGGEKCMVAIASVLIMQPKIILYDEPSANLDLKARRKLIQFLQSSSETILVSAHDLELILEVCDRVIVMNKGKIVADGIPEKIMSDEKLMRENNLEIPPSLSR from the coding sequence ATGATAGCGGTAGAAATTAATAATATATCTTTTAATTATAACCAACAACAAATTTTTAATAATTTATGTCTAAATATTAATAATCAAGAAAAAGTAGGTATAATTGGTGCAAATGGTGCAGGAAAAACCACTCTTTTTTTATCTATTTGTGGTATTTTGAAACTCAATCAGGGAGAAATTAAATTATTTGATAAAACAATTATTACGGGAAAGTTTCATCCTGAAATTGGTCTAGTTTTTCAAAATCCAGATGATCAACTATTTTGTCCTACTGTGAAAGATGATATTATATTTGGCGCGGAAAATTTGGGTTTATCATCTTCGGAAATAGAAGCAAGATTCAATCAAGTCATTACTACTGTCGGTGTTAAACATTTAATTAATCGAATACCCCATCAACTCTCAGGCGGTGAAAAATGTATGGTTGCGATCGCATCTGTACTAATTATGCAACCTAAGATAATTCTCTATGATGAACCTAGTGCCAATTTAGACTTGAAAGCAAGAAGGAAACTAATTCAATTTCTACAATCTTCCTCAGAAACTATTTTAGTCTCAGCCCACGATCTAGAGTTAATATTAGAAGTGTGCGATCGAGTCATTGTGATGAATAAAGGAAAAATCGTCGCTGACGGTATTCCTGAAAAGATAATGAGCGACGAAAAATTAATGAGGGAAAATAACCTAGAAATACCTCCCTCACTGAGCAGGTAA
- a CDS encoding pentapeptide repeat-containing protein, protein MANQQHLNLIRNIHEWNEWRLQNPYSIPDLSNADLQGLNLANVNLGDANLKGANLQGCNLTDADLTKANLHQANLREANIRRANCYKACFTFANLEKAYLSEADLSMAEMESVNCQHTDFTESYLIKANLTNGNLTHSNLQGAVLTEANLLGCRLVSANLREADLGGIIGTHTDFYGADMSGVSLEDWHIDDTTKLDYVICDYCSLSPNKSVKFYQGLTPINLRLELSKSTDSSSVKKQSNPVYTASSVRKNYLHQGDSPYLVFN, encoded by the coding sequence ATGGCTAATCAACAGCATTTGAATTTAATTAGAAATATTCACGAATGGAATGAATGGCGTTTACAAAATCCTTACAGTATTCCTGATTTAAGTAATGCAGATTTACAAGGTTTAAATTTAGCTAATGTCAATCTTGGAGATGCAAATTTAAAGGGTGCAAACTTACAAGGTTGTAACTTAACTGATGCAGACTTAACGAAAGCTAATTTACATCAGGCAAATCTTAGGGAAGCAAATATTAGACGGGCAAATTGTTACAAAGCCTGTTTTACTTTTGCTAATTTAGAAAAAGCATATTTATCAGAAGCTGATTTAAGTATGGCTGAGATGGAAAGTGTTAATTGTCAACATACGGATTTTACCGAGTCATATTTGATTAAGGCTAATTTAACTAATGGCAATTTAACCCATAGTAATCTCCAAGGTGCTGTTTTGACAGAGGCGAATCTATTGGGGTGTCGTTTAGTGTCTGCTAATCTACGAGAGGCTGATTTGGGGGGAATTATTGGAACTCATACAGATTTTTATGGTGCGGATATGAGTGGAGTTTCTTTGGAAGATTGGCATATTGATGATACGACTAAATTAGATTATGTTATCTGCGATTATTGCTCTTTGAGTCCTAATAAATCGGTGAAATTCTATCAGGGTTTAACTCCCATTAATTTGAGATTAGAGTTATCTAAATCTACGGATTCATCTTCGGTTAAAAAGCAATCTAATCCTGTTTATACTGCTTCTTCGGTAAGGAAAAATTATCTTCATCAGGGTGATTCCCCTTATCTAGTGTTTAATTAA
- a CDS encoding FAD-dependent oxidoreductase: protein MINFGKRNFWGKLISLPLALFATSPSIASSLPRNIEKTEECEILVVGGGLAGAATAYEALLRGKTVCLTDITDWVGGQISSQGTSALDERNTQRQELFFPRGYLELRDNIEKYYGKLNPGECWVSQSCFLPKDAHTILFEQLENAAKKGKGKLKWFPNTVIKDLTIETLNNSGTGQQITSAIAIQHQALPNTPPLNTEPLSQIIEDAYTYEDSERLKKTIIKFSPPQNGKTNDKLKWIVVEATETGELIALTDVPYKLGIDPRSELEPSSSSATPDPYCTQGFTYTFAMEQTEEPQPQSKPSFYEQYEPYYSYELERLANFDLVYTYRRIWKAQPSETETFQGITWTKPTPGDISMQNWTWGNDYRPGTPQDNLIYTKEQLQETGQLTSGGWMGGLRTETLRKGEENALGFYYWLVAGTTDSQLGEGVKKPHPNQKLLTGLNSPMGTMHGLSKYPYMREARRIIGRPNYAYPDGFMVNEIDISRRNYHDDYYRQVLTPEQYRRLQALLAGLEGFSVLSGEIDPDEVKNRSRSTIYPDSVGIGHYAIDFHPCMNESPPEKQGNTERKGERRGQGQAYPFQIPLSAMIPQKIDNMLVVGKSIATSHIAAAAYRVHSFEWSSGAAAGVTASLALDKAIFPYEFTEGFAFKNKPLQELKETLNQNGNPTKFPNTSIFNNNWDDWR from the coding sequence ATGATTAACTTTGGTAAACGTAACTTTTGGGGTAAATTAATCTCATTACCTTTAGCCTTGTTTGCAACATCTCCTTCAATAGCTTCATCTTTGCCAAGAAATATTGAGAAAACAGAAGAATGTGAAATTCTAGTAGTAGGAGGCGGCTTGGCGGGAGCGGCAACAGCCTATGAGGCTTTGTTAAGAGGAAAAACCGTTTGCTTAACGGATATTACCGACTGGGTAGGTGGTCAAATTTCATCACAAGGTACTTCTGCACTAGACGAAAGAAACACCCAAAGACAAGAGTTATTCTTTCCAAGAGGCTATTTAGAATTGAGGGATAACATAGAAAAATACTATGGCAAGTTAAACCCCGGAGAATGTTGGGTTAGTCAATCTTGCTTTTTGCCCAAAGATGCCCATACCATTCTATTTGAACAGTTAGAAAATGCTGCCAAGAAAGGCAAAGGTAAATTAAAATGGTTTCCCAATACCGTTATTAAAGACTTAACCATTGAGACATTAAATAATAGCGGTACAGGACAACAAATCACAAGTGCGATCGCAATTCAACATCAAGCCCTGCCAAACACACCCCCATTAAATACAGAACCTCTATCTCAAATCATCGAAGACGCTTACACTTATGAAGATTCCGAGAGATTAAAAAAAACCATCATTAAATTTTCCCCTCCTCAAAATGGTAAAACTAATGACAAACTAAAGTGGATAGTGGTAGAAGCAACAGAAACAGGAGAACTTATAGCCTTAACCGACGTACCCTATAAACTAGGAATCGACCCCCGTAGCGAACTTGAACCATCATCATCAAGTGCTACCCCAGATCCTTATTGCACCCAAGGATTTACCTACACCTTCGCCATGGAACAAACAGAAGAGCCTCAACCTCAATCTAAACCTTCTTTCTATGAGCAGTATGAGCCTTACTATAGCTATGAATTAGAAAGATTAGCAAATTTTGACCTTGTCTATACCTATCGCCGTATATGGAAAGCACAACCTAGCGAAACAGAGACTTTTCAAGGTATAACTTGGACAAAACCCACTCCTGGTGATATATCCATGCAAAACTGGACATGGGGCAACGACTATAGACCCGGAACACCTCAAGATAACCTCATCTACACCAAAGAGCAACTACAAGAAACAGGACAGCTAACATCTGGGGGATGGATGGGAGGTTTACGCACAGAAACCCTCAGAAAAGGAGAAGAAAATGCCCTAGGTTTTTACTACTGGTTAGTAGCAGGTACAACAGACTCTCAACTAGGAGAAGGAGTAAAAAAACCTCATCCCAATCAAAAATTACTCACAGGCTTAAATTCTCCCATGGGTACAATGCACGGTTTATCAAAATATCCTTATATGAGAGAAGCAAGAAGGATTATTGGCAGACCTAACTATGCTTATCCTGACGGTTTTATGGTAAATGAAATTGATATTTCTCGCCGTAACTACCACGATGATTATTATCGGCAAGTGTTAACCCCTGAACAATATCGGCGCCTACAAGCTCTTTTAGCAGGTTTGGAAGGCTTTTCCGTATTAAGTGGCGAGATTGATCCTGATGAAGTGAAAAATAGAAGTCGCTCAACCATTTATCCAGATTCCGTTGGCATCGGACACTATGCTATTGATTTTCACCCCTGTATGAATGAAAGCCCCCCTGAAAAACAAGGAAACACAGAAAGAAAAGGAGAAAGAAGGGGGCAAGGACAGGCTTATCCCTTTCAAATACCCCTATCAGCTATGATTCCACAAAAAATAGATAATATGTTAGTTGTAGGTAAAAGTATCGCTACCAGTCATATTGCCGCCGCCGCTTATAGGGTACATTCCTTTGAGTGGTCTTCGGGTGCAGCCGCAGGTGTTACAGCGTCATTAGCCTTAGATAAAGCAATTTTTCCTTATGAATTTACAGAAGGATTTGCTTTTAAAAATAAACCATTGCAGGAGTTGAAAGAAACTCTCAACCAAAATGGTAATCCCACTAAATTCCCCAACACATCCATTTTCAACAACAATTGGGATGATTGGCGCTAG
- a CDS encoding TlyA family RNA methyltransferase: MPKNKERIDILLTEKQLCDTRTTAQKLIRAGKVKVKGQIVDKPGTLIPLDSIIDVESEPPFVSRGGEKLIKAIASFNIEVKERICLDGGISTGGFTDCLLQQGAKKVYGIDVGYGQVAWKIRQDKRLTLLERTNFRHLTPEKLYQGETPADLGVMDLSFISLTKVLAKLWELLITPRDVILLVKPQFEVGKEKVGKNGVVRDYRLQAEAIDQVLRHALEIGWQYQNLTYSPITGPAGNIEYLLWLSENINTLNPTLEQIEQLTKSSQKEIKN; the protein is encoded by the coding sequence TTGCCAAAAAACAAAGAAAGAATAGATATTCTGTTAACAGAAAAACAATTATGTGATACAAGGACAACTGCCCAGAAACTAATTAGAGCAGGTAAAGTAAAAGTCAAGGGGCAAATAGTAGATAAACCAGGTACTTTGATACCGTTAGATAGTATTATAGATGTAGAATCAGAACCTCCCTTCGTTTCCAGAGGGGGAGAAAAACTGATAAAAGCGATCGCATCTTTTAATATAGAAGTAAAAGAGAGAATCTGCCTAGATGGAGGAATTTCCACAGGGGGATTTACCGATTGCTTATTACAACAAGGGGCAAAAAAAGTTTATGGTATAGATGTGGGTTATGGACAAGTAGCATGGAAAATAAGACAGGATAAAAGACTTACCCTCCTAGAAAGAACTAATTTTCGTCATCTAACTCCAGAAAAACTCTATCAAGGAGAAACACCAGCCGATTTAGGAGTAATGGATTTGTCTTTTATTTCTTTAACTAAAGTTTTAGCAAAATTATGGGAATTACTAATAACTCCCAGAGATGTTATTTTGTTAGTAAAACCTCAATTTGAAGTAGGCAAAGAAAAAGTAGGCAAGAATGGAGTTGTGAGAGACTATCGTTTACAAGCCGAAGCGATAGATCAAGTTTTACGCCATGCCCTAGAAATAGGATGGCAATATCAAAATTTAACTTATTCTCCTATTACTGGTCCGGCCGGTAATATAGAATATTTGCTATGGCTTTCGGAAAATATTAATACCCTTAATCCCACTTTAGAACAAATAGAACAATTAACGAAATCTAGTCAAAAAGAAATTAAAAATTAA
- a CDS encoding peroxiredoxin: MFKHLLRNILVFSFILIASFNFMPSAMALGGIQPSLNESAPDFTLPTNLGDGEISLHDYRGKWVVLYFYPQDFTPGCTLEAKRFQQDLPKYHDLNAEIIGVSVDDVNSHQSFCNEEGLKFPLLADTEGKVSKAYGSWLSGRSLRHTYIINPEGILVAKFLGVRPAIHSQEVLSELNKLNN; the protein is encoded by the coding sequence ATGTTCAAACATTTATTACGCAATATTCTTGTCTTTAGTTTCATTCTCATTGCCTCCTTTAATTTTATGCCTTCTGCTATGGCATTGGGAGGAATACAGCCTTCCCTTAACGAATCAGCACCGGATTTTACCCTGCCGACAAACCTAGGAGACGGAGAAATTTCCTTGCACGATTATCGAGGAAAATGGGTAGTGTTATATTTTTATCCGCAAGACTTTACCCCCGGTTGTACTTTAGAAGCAAAAAGATTTCAACAGGATTTACCAAAATATCATGACTTGAATGCAGAGATTATCGGAGTTAGCGTCGATGATGTTAATTCCCATCAGAGTTTCTGTAATGAAGAAGGATTAAAATTTCCCCTTTTAGCTGACACGGAAGGTAAAGTTAGTAAGGCTTATGGTTCATGGTTAAGTGGTCGATCGCTCCGTCATACCTATATTATAAATCCTGAAGGTATTTTGGTTGCAAAATTTTTAGGGGTGCGTCCTGCTATACATTCTCAAGAAGTATTATCAGAATTAAATAAGTTAAATAATTAA
- a CDS encoding LOG family protein, giving the protein MSLVNSPSLATIKNLVKNLPNTRKSKWLKKSFKTLIRIVEKKELDRLEWKILTGTLKDLERGFQTFSDYRSRRKITVFGSARTPVDSPEYLLARDFSHAISQLGFMVLTGAGGGIMEAGNEGASSNNSFGLNIKLPFEQTANKFIFNDPKLINFKYFFTRKLFFLKESDAIALFPGGFGTQDEAFETITLCQTGRQPLIPLVLIDKPGGKYWHNWHNYLVENLLARGYIQEDDIKIYQITDNVESACEIITNFYRVYHSSRYIEDLFVIRLNYDLTDAQLQKLNDNFADVLSTGKIERRRSTKSEQDSLNLPQIAFHLQAKKFSRLYQMIQLINTFSCEESPYCLPQYR; this is encoded by the coding sequence ATGTCTTTAGTTAATTCTCCATCATTAGCAACAATTAAAAATTTAGTCAAAAATTTACCAAATACAAGAAAAAGTAAATGGTTAAAAAAGAGTTTTAAAACATTGATTAGAATTGTTGAAAAAAAAGAACTCGATCGCCTCGAATGGAAAATATTAACAGGAACATTAAAAGATTTAGAAAGGGGATTTCAGACTTTTTCGGATTATAGAAGTAGAAGAAAAATAACCGTATTTGGTTCTGCTAGAACACCTGTAGATAGTCCTGAATATCTACTTGCTAGAGATTTTTCTCATGCTATTTCTCAGTTAGGTTTTATGGTTTTAACTGGGGCAGGTGGTGGAATTATGGAGGCTGGAAATGAAGGTGCTTCTTCGAATAATTCTTTCGGTTTAAACATTAAATTACCCTTTGAACAAACGGCTAATAAATTTATTTTTAATGACCCCAAATTAATTAATTTTAAATACTTTTTTACCCGTAAATTATTCTTCTTAAAAGAAAGTGATGCGATCGCACTTTTCCCCGGAGGATTTGGCACTCAAGACGAAGCATTTGAAACCATAACCCTTTGCCAAACAGGAAGACAACCTTTAATACCATTAGTTTTAATCGATAAACCCGGCGGTAAATATTGGCACAATTGGCATAATTACTTGGTAGAAAATCTTTTAGCTAGAGGATATATTCAAGAAGATGACATAAAAATATATCAAATAACAGATAATGTAGAATCTGCCTGTGAAATTATTACCAATTTTTATCGAGTATATCATTCTAGTCGCTATATAGAAGACTTATTCGTAATCAGATTAAATTATGACTTAACAGATGCTCAACTTCAGAAATTAAATGATAATTTTGCCGACGTTTTATCAACAGGTAAAATAGAAAGAAGAAGATCAACAAAATCAGAACAAGATAGCCTAAATTTACCTCAAATAGCCTTTCATTTACAAGCAAAAAAATTTAGTCGTCTTTATCAAATGATTCAGTTAATTAATACATTTTCCTGTGAAGAATCTCCCTATTGTCTTCCTCAATACCGATAA
- the trxA gene encoding thioredoxin — protein sequence MSEVTEVKEADFKEVVLDSELPVLVDFWAPWCGPCRMVAPVVEEIAQQYEGKVKVVKLNTDENPQIASQYGIRSIPTLMVFKDGEKKDMVVGAVPKTTLSNTLEKHL from the coding sequence ATGTCAGAGGTGACAGAAGTTAAAGAAGCGGATTTTAAAGAAGTTGTTTTAGATAGTGAATTGCCTGTCTTAGTTGACTTTTGGGCTCCTTGGTGTGGACCTTGTCGTATGGTTGCACCTGTGGTAGAGGAAATAGCTCAACAATATGAAGGTAAGGTGAAAGTCGTTAAATTAAACACCGACGAAAATCCTCAAATTGCTAGTCAATACGGAATTCGTAGTATTCCCACTTTGATGGTTTTTAAAGATGGTGAGAAAAAAGATATGGTAGTGGGTGCAGTACCTAAAACTACTTTATCCAACACCCTTGAAAAACATCTTTAA
- the sufB gene encoding Fe-S cluster assembly protein SufB — MSATVKNLVNQPYKYGFVTDIESDTIAKGLNEDVIRLISAKKNEPEFMLEFRLKAYRQWLQMSEPEWAHVGYPPIDYQNIIYYCAPKQQKKKLDSLDEVDPTLLETFEKLGIPLSEQKRLSNVAVDAIFDSVSIATTFKEKLAEVGVIFCSISEALHEHPDLVQKYLGTVVPTADNYFAALNSAVFSDGSFVFIPKGVKCPMELSTYFRINNGETGQFERTLIVAEEGASVSYLEGCTAPMYDSNQLHAAVVELVALDDAEIKYSTVQNWFAGDENGKGGIYNFVTKRGLCKGVNSKISWTQVETGSAITWKYPSCVLVGDNSVGEFYSIALTNNMQQADTGTKMVHIGKNTRSTIISKGISAGKSKNSYRGLVKMGNKATGARNYSQCDSMLIGDNAEANTFPYIQVDNNTAKLEHEASTSKIGEDQLFYFAQRGISEEDAISMLVSGFCKDVLNELPMEFAAEADKLLSLKLEGSVG, encoded by the coding sequence ATGAGCGCTACTGTAAAAAATCTAGTTAATCAGCCCTATAAATACGGATTTGTCACGGATATTGAATCAGATACGATCGCAAAAGGCTTAAATGAAGACGTAATTAGATTAATCTCCGCTAAAAAAAATGAGCCTGAATTTATGCTCGAATTTCGCCTCAAAGCCTATCGTCAATGGTTACAAATGAGTGAACCTGAATGGGCTCATGTAGGCTATCCCCCCATCGACTACCAAAACATTATCTACTATTGCGCTCCTAAACAGCAAAAGAAAAAATTAGATAGCTTAGATGAAGTTGATCCCACTTTGCTTGAAACCTTTGAAAAATTAGGGATTCCTCTTTCTGAACAAAAAAGATTGAGTAATGTAGCTGTTGATGCTATTTTTGATAGTGTTTCTATTGCCACCACTTTTAAAGAAAAATTGGCAGAAGTTGGAGTTATTTTCTGTTCTATTTCTGAAGCTCTCCACGAACATCCTGACTTAGTTCAAAAATATTTGGGTACTGTTGTTCCTACTGCTGATAATTATTTTGCCGCTCTCAATTCCGCAGTATTTAGTGATGGTTCTTTTGTTTTCATTCCCAAAGGGGTAAAATGTCCCATGGAATTATCAACTTATTTCCGCATTAATAACGGAGAAACAGGACAATTTGAGCGTACTCTCATTGTGGCGGAAGAAGGGGCTTCTGTTAGCTATTTAGAAGGTTGTACCGCTCCTATGTATGACAGTAATCAACTTCATGCGGCGGTGGTGGAATTAGTTGCCCTAGATGACGCTGAGATTAAATATTCTACAGTGCAAAATTGGTTTGCAGGAGATGAAAACGGTAAGGGTGGTATTTATAACTTTGTGACTAAACGAGGTTTGTGTAAAGGGGTAAATTCAAAAATTTCTTGGACACAAGTGGAAACTGGTTCAGCAATAACATGGAAATATCCTAGTTGTGTTTTAGTGGGTGATAATTCTGTAGGGGAGTTTTATTCTATTGCTCTGACAAATAATATGCAACAGGCGGATACTGGCACAAAAATGGTGCATATTGGCAAAAACACCCGCAGTACAATTATTTCTAAGGGAATTTCGGCAGGTAAATCCAAAAATAGCTATCGTGGTTTGGTGAAAATGGGCAATAAAGCCACTGGTGCAAGAAATTACTCTCAATGCGATTCCATGTTAATTGGTGACAATGCAGAAGCTAATACTTTTCCTTATATTCAAGTAGATAACAATACCGCTAAATTGGAGCATGAGGCTTCTACTTCTAAGATTGGAGAGGATCAATTATTCTATTTTGCCCAAAGAGGTATTTCTGAGGAAGATGCCATTTCTATGTTGGTAAGTGGATTCTGTAAAGACGTATTAAATGAGTTACCCATGGAGTTTGCGGCGGAGGCTGATAAGTTACTCAGTCTTAAGTTAGAAGGTAGTGTCGGATAA